From the Candidatus Rokuibacteriota bacterium genome, the window ACTGGAGCTCCAGATCCTCGATCAGCTCGCCCACGTTCGCGCCCTTCGCGTAAACCTCCCCCGCGCCCTTGGTGACTGCCCGAAGTGGGGTCGGAATTCGCACCAGCACCGGCATCGCGTCGTCCTCCTGCCCCAAGTCTCTGACTCTCCCTAGGTCCCCGCCTTCAGCTCGGCCAGCGCCCGGTCGAATGCTGAGAGCGAGGGCCGGATCGTGACGTGGGTCTCGAGGCGTTCGTAGAGCACGTCCGGCGTCTTGAGGCCGTTCCCGGTGATGCAGATCACCGCCGACTCGCTCCGCGGGATCACCCCGGTCTCCACGAGCTTCTTCGTGACGGCGACGGTCACGCCCCCAGCGGTCTCGGTGAAGATCCCCTCGGTGCGCGCCAGGAGCAGCATCCCCTCGACAATCTCCGCGTCGCTGGCATGCTCCCCGGCGCCGCCGGACTCTTTCACCGTCCGGTACGCGTAGTAGCCGTCGGCCGGGTTGCCGATCGCCAGCGACTTGGCGATCGTGTTCGGGCGCACCGGCCTCAGCACGTCGGTGTCGGTCTTGATCATGGTGACGATGGGCCCGCAGCCGGCCGCCTGGGCGGCGTGCATCCGCGTCGAGACCCGGTCCACAAGCCCGAGGGCCTGACACTCCTTGATGGCCTTCCAGATCTTCGTGATCAGCGAGCCACCCGCGCACGGGACGACGATGTGCCCCGGCGTCCGCCAGCCGAGCTGCTCGAGGATCTCGTAGCCGTAGGTTTTGGACCCCTCGGAATAGTACGGGCGGATGTTGATGTTGACGAACGCCCAGCGGTACTTGTCGGCGACCTCCGAGCAGAGCCGGTTGACCTCGTCGTAGGTTCCCTCCACGGCGACCAGCGTGGCCTGGTAGACGAGCGTCCCCACGACCTTCCCGGGCTCCAGGTCTGCGGGGATGAAGATGTAGCTCTTCAGCCGGCCCTCCGCGGCGTGGGCGGCGACCGAGTTCGCGAGGTTGCCCGTCGAGGCGCACGCGACGGTATCGAACCCGAACTCCCGGGCCTTGGTCACGGCCACCGACACCACGCGGTCCTTGAACGACCAGGTAGGATGGCAGACAGAATCGTTCTTGATGTACAGCTCGGCGACCCCCAGCTCCTGCGCCAGGTTCTGGGCCCGGATCAGCGGGGTGAAGCCGACGTGATGGCCGACGGCCACGTCGCCTTCGATCGGGAGGAGGTCCCTGTAGCGCCAGATGCTGGGCGGGCCGGCGGCGATACTCGAGCGGGTCATGCGCCCCTTCAAGGTGTCGTAGTGGTAGTCCACCTCGAGGGGCCCGAAGCAGAACTCGCAGACGTGGCAGGGCGCCAAAGGATAGCCGCGCCCGCACTCCCGGCACATCAGGCCTTTCAGCTTCTCCATGGGCTTCTCCATCGGTTGGGGATTTGAGCCCCGTTTCTTCTCCGGCCGAGGTTCACTTCCGTCCTCGGCCGCTGACCCGTCGGATACCCAAGGGCGCGACGGAGCCTTCAGCGTAATCGTCCCCTACTTAACACGCTCCGACCAAAAAAGTCAAACCTCCGCGCCCGCGTCCGGTCGAAGCGCCGCCCCGACGAGCCGCGCAAGGTCAGACGGGAGCGACTCGCGGTTCGCCGGCGTCACCTCGATCAGGCGGACACCCGGGCGGGCCTTGATCCGGTCTGCCCACGGGTGGGAGGACCCGAGGATGGTCCCGAGCACGACGCCCGCGCCGGCCAGGATCTCATCGACGGCGTCGCGAAAGGCCGGCGCGGTCATCTCCATTTTCCCGATCTCGTCGATGACCACCAGGTGCCCGCGACGGGTCGCCGCCAGAATCGCCGGAACGCCGACCCGCTCGACCGCCTCCAAGTCTACCCGGTACTTCCCGACCCGCGGCCCGCTGCGGCGGCCGGCGTGGGCCAGCGTCGTCCGGCGCCCGTCGAGGGTCAGGAGGTCGAACCCGACTCGCGCCCCCCGGTCCCGGATCTCCCGGGTGACGAACCCGCCCGCCGGAACACGGAGCAGGTCGAGCGCCTTCCTGAGACAGGTGGTCTTCCCGACGCCGGGGCGACCGGTCAGGAGGTAGGCGCGGGCCACGGTGGACGAGTCCGGGGGCACCCGCGGCCCGGGCGCCTCAGCCGGGAGCGAGCCTGCGCTGAGCACGCAGAGCTCCGCTGGCGTCGAAGATCCTGACCGTGAGCCCACCCCGATCGATCGCCACCTCGCCGAAGTTGTCGGTGTCGCCCAGCGCGAAGAGGGAGCGCGGGTTGAGTGAGGCGTCGAGAGCCCAGGGGCGACCGCGGGAGGCAGCGAGGGGGCCCGCGATGAACTCGTGGAAGGTGAAGTCGGGCCAGGGGCGGTGCCGGATCAGCTCAGCGCGATGGACGTCCGCGGCGATCCACACCAGGTTCTTGACCTTTCCCGCCCTGAACGCCTGCAGGATCGCATCCCGTTCCGTCGCGAAGCCGGTCGGATTCTCCTCGGGCAGCCCCCAGGGGGTCGCGCCGGACCAGGAGTCGCGGCCGGTCCGCCCGGTGGGGACCGCGAGCGCCACGCTCGACACCACGACCTTCCAGACCGCGTCCGAGCCCGTGACTCCGTCGACGAGCCACCGGCGCTGGGCGGGGCCCAGCATCGTCTTGCCCGGCCCGTCGGGCTGGCGGTTGTCGCTCCGGTACTGGCGGGTGTCCAGGATGAAGACCTCCAGCAACTGTCCCCAGCGGAGCCGCCGGTAGAGCCTCCCGGGCTCCTCGGCCGGCGGCACGATCGGCCAGTAGTCGAGGAAGGCCCGTCGCCCGACGGGCATCAGCGGTTCCACCGTGCCGGCGAAGTCGTTTCGCACCTCGTGATCGTCCCAGATGGCGTAGACCGAGGTCGCCCGGAAGAAGGCCTGGAGGTGGGGGTCGGCCCGGTTGTAGCGGTGCTTCTCCCTGAACTCCTCGAGCGTCGTCGCGACGAAGTCATAGCCCGGGACCCGGTCAGGGCCGCCGCAGCGGTGGTCCGCG encodes:
- a CDS encoding threonine synthase; its protein translation is MEKLKGLMCRECGRGYPLAPCHVCEFCFGPLEVDYHYDTLKGRMTRSSIAAGPPSIWRYRDLLPIEGDVAVGHHVGFTPLIRAQNLAQELGVAELYIKNDSVCHPTWSFKDRVVSVAVTKAREFGFDTVACASTGNLANSVAAHAAEGRLKSYIFIPADLEPGKVVGTLVYQATLVAVEGTYDEVNRLCSEVADKYRWAFVNINIRPYYSEGSKTYGYEILEQLGWRTPGHIVVPCAGGSLITKIWKAIKECQALGLVDRVSTRMHAAQAAGCGPIVTMIKTDTDVLRPVRPNTIAKSLAIGNPADGYYAYRTVKESGGAGEHASDAEIVEGMLLLARTEGIFTETAGGVTVAVTKKLVETGVIPRSESAVICITGNGLKTPDVLYERLETHVTIRPSLSAFDRALAELKAGT
- a CDS encoding NTPase; this translates as MLSAGSLPAEAPGPRVPPDSSTVARAYLLTGRPGVGKTTCLRKALDLLRVPAGGFVTREIRDRGARVGFDLLTLDGRRTTLAHAGRRSGPRVGKYRVDLEAVERVGVPAILAATRRGHLVVIDEIGKMEMTAPAFRDAVDEILAGAGVVLGTILGSSHPWADRIKARPGVRLIEVTPANRESLPSDLARLVGAALRPDAGAEV
- a CDS encoding alkaline phosphatase D family protein, which codes for MRALRVVLRRALTLALPLVFLCPAAAVSPLLLTVGEVTDRSAVIWGRGFEVGPLTVEARPDGGEGTVTGSTQIAPERDFTGKVVLTNLLPATRYAYRLRHGGAEGSGHFVTAPRPGDPRPVTFLWSGDLGGRSFCRHIDDGYAIFRTMATRNPDFFLFVGDTIYADHRCGGPDRVPGYDFVATTLEEFREKHRYNRADPHLQAFFRATSVYAIWDDHEVRNDFAGTVEPLMPVGRRAFLDYWPIVPPAEEPGRLYRRLRWGQLLEVFILDTRQYRSDNRQPDGPGKTMLGPAQRRWLVDGVTGSDAVWKVVVSSVALAVPTGRTGRDSWSGATPWGLPEENPTGFATERDAILQAFRAGKVKNLVWIAADVHRAELIRHRPWPDFTFHEFIAGPLAASRGRPWALDASLNPRSLFALGDTDNFGEVAIDRGGLTVRIFDASGALRAQRRLAPG